A stretch of DNA from Candidatus Obscuribacterales bacterium:
TAATGACACAGGGCCGTTGTGCCACATTTTGGTGCCCCTACAATTAAAAAATCTGGTGTTCTCATCGTACGTTCCATCGTCAGGACTAGGACTTCAAGACCGAGGCTTAGGCTGCCAGCGCTGCAAGAGGGTAGTTTGGGTAAGCACGATCACCTGCTGCAGGGTGGACGGGGTCAGTCCCCACCAATCCTTCAGGGTCAGGTTAATGCTGCGATTTAGGTGAACCAGTAGGTAACCGAGTTCTACCGTATTGGCGATCGCCAAGGCCATGAGAATTGTCAGCAGGGTTGGCGATCGCCCCAGCAGCATCCCCTGTCCCAGCAGGATCGCCGCGAAACAAACCGAGGTTAGGATCGAACTGAGGGTAATGGGCCGGGGTTGATTCAAACCATAAAGGCTGTTGACAATGATGTGGCGCATCACCTTGGGCAGGTGGGCCACCACCAGAATCATGGCCGGAACGATCGCTGCCGAAAATTCTGTCCCAAACAGCAGGGGAATTAACAAAGGAATCACCAGGATCAAAAACCCGCCCATCACCACGCTGAACAGCATGGCATAGCGCAAGCCTCGCCCCAGCAACTGCCGTTGATCGGTTGCTGCCGTTTGGCGGGCCACCTTGGGCAGCAAAATGCTCTGAAAACTGGAGGTGAGCACGCTCAGCCCAGAAGTAGCGGCGGTGAAGGCAACGGCATAGAGACCAATGGTCGCGGTATCCAGCACCGTCACAATCACCAAGCGATCGCTTTCGTAGGATACTGTCGCCGCCAAACTAGCCACCTTAAACCGCGATGCCATCACCATCAGCGCCCTGGCTTCCTGCAGCGAAGGTCGAGTCATCAACAGCGATCGCCCCTCCACCCACTGCACCACTGCCACCACTGCCGTCCCCAGCCAGTTGAACCATAGAACAGCTTCTACTGTGACCCCCTGGGATAGCCACAGCACGATCAGGCCCACCAGATAGATCAACGCCTGCAGCGATCGCAACACGTTGAACTGGGTAAACTTCTGTTCTGCATGACGAACAGCAATTAAAATTGAACTACTAAAGTTCAGGGGTAAGAAAGCAATCAGGTAGAGCCGAGTGATCGCTAACCACTGCGATCGCTCTTCGCCTAACATCAGGGGCAGGAGCAGCACCGCCGCCACCGTCGTGATCAATGCCAGACCCAGAGAGAGGTAGAGCCCTGTAACCGCCACCCGCCGCACATCCACATCAGGCTGGCTAGCCCGTCGGGTGATCGCCGTATTCAGGCTCATGAGCCCCATATTGGCAACAATTTGCGGCCAAAATAAAATCGCTGCCAAGGCTCCCCGCCCCTCTGGCAACAGCAAGCGCGCGGTTAAAATACCGGTTGCTGTATTGCAGACCAGGATAAAACTACTGGTGGCAAAGGTGCCGAGCCAAGCTTTGGCGGCATGGTTAGACATAGGCGTTGCTTAGGGAGACTCCGGAGCCGCATCATGGGCACAGGCGATCGCCATGGAAGTTGGGAACTCAGCACTAGCCGCCTGATCCGACAAGGGGCAGCCCAGATGCCCGCCAGCTCGCACAATAAAGTCATTAAAGTCTCGATCCTGGCGCACCGGCGGCACTAGCAATGCACCCGTATCCTCCCACTCCAACAGCGTGCCGCCCCCAGACAACCCCGCCAAGCCTCCGGTAAAGCGCACCAACTGTTCATTATTGGGATTGCGCTCATCAACGGAATAGACCGTGCCAGCCGGCTGACCGTTGTAGGTCGATTCTAGGTAAAAGATATAGGGTACATTCGCCTGAAAGCTAAATTCAGTCACGGGTGGCGGTAGTTGGCGGCCATCTTCTACAGAAACCGCCCGAGATGTCGATCCAGGGCTATCCACTTCGTAAAAAAGCGGTGTTCTCACCCCAGTCTCCAAATTCAAGATGCCAAAGGTGGAGCGATAGGCCGCATCCGATCCTTCAAAGCGAAATTCAACAATCGTATCCACATCAAACTGAATGCCCGTGGGATCAAACACATCCCCATGGGCAGGGAAAGCGATCGCCCCTGCAGATAAGGAAGCGATCGCCATTGTTCCGAGCCAGACATGATTCAACTTCATCATTTAACATCCACAAAACTGCAAGCAAGCTCTACCATACCCGAGCTGGCAAGGTCTCAGGCTCCACCCCAAGCTGGGAAAGAAAGGCACGGGTCTCCGATAGCCGTTGTTCATAATCCACGCAGGCAGCCGTGATACAGGGCGCATTACCGGGTGGCCCAAGGGCAAAACGGCGCGGCAATGCTTGGGCATCCTCCACGGATGCTAGACAGGCCGCGTAGGCGTCATTCAAAGCATCGGATAAGGTACGGGCTCGCTCTAGCGTGGCCGCATCAAACCCATAGTCTTCAAAATCGGGGGCAATGCTGTTAAACACATTGGTGCCAGTAATATCCGACTGGTTGGGGGGATTGGCCTGGCCGGCACCCGCCAGACCGAACACCAACCCAATCGTCATCCCAATCATGGTTAAGGGACGTTGTTTCATAAGGCATAGTCTCCGTTTTGCCTAGAGTCTGCATCGAGGTTCATAGACGAGCGCTGGTCAACCCAGCGCTAAAACGATGCACCAATTCCCAATACAAAGCGGGCTCCATCTCCAGCTCCGGTGATGTCGCGCAGGGCAGGGGTAATCACAATGCTGCGATTGGCAAAGGGAGCCACCGATAGACCAATGGCCAGATCTTGCCCCGTCCATTCCGTCACCAAACTGACGGGTTCAGCCAGCCGCACCGCCACACTGCCAAAAGCACCAATGGTGTCGTTGCCTTCATCCACATCGGTTTCTGAGCGGAACATACCGCTACCGATACCGGCGGTGAAGGCAATGCGACTAAAGGGATCTTCAATGCGATCGCTGAGGGTGACAATCTTGGTGAGCACCCCGTAGACCGAGGATTCGAAGTCATCCGCATCCCCCACCGTCAGAAAGCCATTCC
This window harbors:
- a CDS encoding oligosaccharide flippase family protein, coding for MSNHAAKAWLGTFATSSFILVCNTATGILTARLLLPEGRGALAAILFWPQIVANMGLMSLNTAITRRASQPDVDVRRVAVTGLYLSLGLALITTVAAVLLLPLMLGEERSQWLAITRLYLIAFLPLNFSSSILIAVRHAEQKFTQFNVLRSLQALIYLVGLIVLWLSQGVTVEAVLWFNWLGTAVVAVVQWVEGRSLLMTRPSLQEARALMVMASRFKVASLAATVSYESDRLVIVTVLDTATIGLYAVAFTAATSGLSVLTSSFQSILLPKVARQTAATDQRQLLGRGLRYAMLFSVVMGGFLILVIPLLIPLLFGTEFSAAIVPAMILVVAHLPKVMRHIIVNSLYGLNQPRPITLSSILTSVCFAAILLGQGMLLGRSPTLLTILMALAIANTVELGYLLVHLNRSINLTLKDWWGLTPSTLQQVIVLTQTTLLQRWQPKPRS